CGGTAACGAGCGCGCGGCCGAGGGCACGCCGTCGGCAGATGCCAGCACCGGCGCCCGCGGCAACGCCGCCGGCCCGGCCGCTTCGGCCGGCACCACGATGGACAACAGCACTGCAGCGCCGCCCGCCCCCGGCGCCGGCAGCGACGCCCAGTCGCCGCGCGCCACGCCCAGCGGCAACAACATCACGGCAGGCGGGGTCACCCCCTCGGTCCAGCCGGCGCCAGCCGCCAGCCAGGTGGACCCCAGCGCGCTGGCGCTGGCCGACCAGAATTTCCTGACCACGGCCGCCACCTCGGCCCTGTTCGAGCTGGATGCCGCTCGCAGCGTCGCGGAGCACGGTGCACGGGCCGACGTGAAAAACTATGCGGCAATGCTCGTCAAGGAGCACACCGCGGCACTGGACGAACTGCGGACCCTGGCCGCCAAGAAGAAGGTGAGCGTGGCGAGTGAGGTGGCGCCGGAGCGCAAGCCGGACCTGCAGCAGTTGCTGGCACTGCGTGGGGCCGACTTCGACCGCCGCTTTCTGCAAAGCGCCATCGACGGACACAAGATCGACATCGACCTCTACGAGAAGACCGCCGGCAGCGCGCAGGACGCGGACGTGAAGGCCTATGCCAAGCGCCTGCTGCCGAAGCTGCGGCAACATCTGGCGGCCGCCCAGAAACTGGCCGGCGGCACGAGCGCCAAGTAGCGGAGCTGCCCATGCGAGCCGACGCCGGTCCTGACGCCCTGCCTGCCGCCACCGCCCGGCCGGTCGAGGCCATCGGCGCCGCCCTGGCGCGCGCGCTGGACAGCGGGACGGTCCGCCTGCGCTATGTGAGCGACAGCATGCCGGGCCTGAAGCGAGTGCGCCGCGGGCAGGGCTTCGCCTATCTGGACAGCCAGGGCCGGGCGGTGAGCGACCCTGAAGTGCTGGCCCGCATCCGCCAGCTGGCGATCCCGCCGGCCTACACCGACGTGTGGATCTGCCCGCTGCCGGATGGCCACCTGCAAGCCACCGGGCGGGACGCGCGCGGCCGCAAACAGTACCGCTACCACCCGGATTGGCACGCCCAGCGCGATGCCAACAAGTTCGACCGCATGATCGCCTTCGGCGCGGCGCTGCCCCGCATCCGCGCCCGTGTGGAGCGCGACCTGCGCCGCAGGGGGCTGCCCCGCGAGAAGGTGCTGGCCGCCATCGTGCACCTGATGGACACCACCTATTTGCGGGTCGGCAATGACGAATACGCGCGCACCAACGGCTCCTACGGACTGACCACCCTGCGCGACGGGCATGCAGAAGTGCGCGGGGACACGCTGAAGCTGCGTTTCAAGGGCAAGAGTGGCGTGCTGCATCAGGTGAGCGTGACCGACCGCCGCATCGCCCGGCTGGTGCGCAGCTGCCAGGACCTGCCAGGCCAGGAGCTGTTCCAGTATGTGGACGATGCCGGAGAGGTGCGCGACGTCGGCTCCAGCGACGTCAACGACTACCTCCGGGAAACCACCGGGGCTGAGTTCACCGCCAAGGACTTCCGCACCTGGCATGCGTCGACACAGGCGCTGGAGTGGCTGGCGCCGCTGAGCGCCGGCAGCAAGGGCGAGGCGCGGCGGCTGATCAAGGAAGCGCTGACCCAGGTCTCGTCCCGCCTTGGCAACACGGTGGCGGTGTGCCGCAAGTCATATGTCCATCCAGGCGTGCTGGAGTGCTTCGTAGCCGGCACGCTGGCGGCCTCCTGCCAGCCCTGCCGGCGCCGGCGGGTGCCGAGCCGCCTGCCGGCCGCCGAACGACGACTGATGCTGTTCCTGCACGCCGCAGCGGCGGGTTGACGCCGCCAACGCGGCCTGAGGGTATGCCGCAGGGTCATGCATAACTTGCATGACTCGGCCGACTTTAATGGGTCGGGCGACTCTACAGTTCCGGGTGCGCGCACGGCCTACCGGCCGAGCCAACCGAACGAACGAAG
This genomic stretch from Eleftheria terrae harbors:
- a CDS encoding DNA topoisomerase IB, which codes for MRADAGPDALPAATARPVEAIGAALARALDSGTVRLRYVSDSMPGLKRVRRGQGFAYLDSQGRAVSDPEVLARIRQLAIPPAYTDVWICPLPDGHLQATGRDARGRKQYRYHPDWHAQRDANKFDRMIAFGAALPRIRARVERDLRRRGLPREKVLAAIVHLMDTTYLRVGNDEYARTNGSYGLTTLRDGHAEVRGDTLKLRFKGKSGVLHQVSVTDRRIARLVRSCQDLPGQELFQYVDDAGEVRDVGSSDVNDYLRETTGAEFTAKDFRTWHASTQALEWLAPLSAGSKGEARRLIKEALTQVSSRLGNTVAVCRKSYVHPGVLECFVAGTLAASCQPCRRRRVPSRLPAAERRLMLFLHAAAAG
- a CDS encoding DUF4142 domain-containing protein — encoded protein: MRSMSTALFAALAASALLAAGCKEAPPSSTTEGPANSAPSPVGTPTGGTSTGAAGSPSDTATAGATGTGPTGGSADATSGIGNERAAEGTPSADASTGARGNAAGPAASAGTTMDNSTAAPPAPGAGSDAQSPRATPSGNNITAGGVTPSVQPAPAASQVDPSALALADQNFLTTAATSALFELDAARSVAEHGARADVKNYAAMLVKEHTAALDELRTLAAKKKVSVASEVAPERKPDLQQLLALRGADFDRRFLQSAIDGHKIDIDLYEKTAGSAQDADVKAYAKRLLPKLRQHLAAAQKLAGGTSAK